The Bos mutus isolate GX-2022 chromosome 29, NWIPB_WYAK_1.1, whole genome shotgun sequence genome includes the window TAAAAGCATATGAAGTGATGATGGTCATGCTGGTGGCTACCATGTTAAATCCTCCAATGACAAAAATCAAAAGCTCATCAATATAAGTGCTGGAACAGGAGAGTTTAATGAGAGGAACGATGtcacagaaataatgtttaatgatGTTTGATTTGCAGAAAGTCAACCTTAACATAAAGCCACCATGCATCATAGCATCAGTAAAACCTACTGAGAagacagcagccaccagcagAGAACAGACCCTGGGGGACATGATGACATTGTAGAACAGGGGGCTGCAGATGGcgacatagcggtcataggccattgcTGCCAGCATGTAGCACTCAGAAATgatgaaaatacagaagaaaaacagcTGGGTCATACATCCAGAATAGGATATAGCTTTATCTCTGCATAAAAACCCTGCCAGCATTTTGGGGGTAATGACAGAAGAATAGCAGAAATCTATAAAAGACAAACTACTAAGGAAATAGTACATGGGCTTGTGGAGTTGAGAACTCAACCTGATTATCAAGATCATGCCGAGGTTTCCCACTGCCGTGACTACATAAATCCCGAagaagaggcagaagagaggcAGCTGAAGCTCTGGTTGGTCAGTTAATCCTGCAAAAAGAAACTCAGTCACTGTGGATTGATTTCTTACACCCATTCTCCCCTGAGAACTCTGTGGAGATAAGGAGAAAGAGTCAAATTAGACAGGCAGTCCCAGTTCCTCTCCAGTTCTTTACAATTCAGATATTCTCTCTGTGAAAACACTGAACCCCGGTTTTCTTACCCTTTGGCACTAAGCCTGTGCTTTTACTGATGGGTAGGGACCCATCAAAAGTCAGGTCCCAGATAAAACAGAGTAAGT containing:
- the LOC102267783 gene encoding olfactory receptor 8D4; protein product: MGVRNQSTVTEFLFAGLTDQPELQLPLFCLFFGIYVVTAVGNLGMILIIRLSSQLHKPMYYFLSSLSFIDFCYSSVITPKMLAGFLCRDKAISYSGCMTQLFFFCIFIISECYMLAAMAYDRYVAICSPLFYNVIMSPRVCSLLVAAVFSVGFTDAMMHGGFMLRLTFCKSNIIKHYFCDIVPLIKLSCSSTYIDELLIFVIGGFNMVATSMTIITSYAFILSSIFRIHSKEGRSKAFSTCSSHLTAVLVFYGSLMSMYLKPASSSSLTQEKVSSVFYTNVIPMLNPLIYSLRNKEVKNSLMKLLRRKISS